One genomic segment of Panicum virgatum strain AP13 chromosome 2N, P.virgatum_v5, whole genome shotgun sequence includes these proteins:
- the LOC120662430 gene encoding pentatricopeptide repeat-containing protein At1g71490-like has translation YQDVTNSLLASLSDPSALLLLPAPLLAFSRLRLLLPPAAAATHLLLRPVASLLHLHRPDLRLGLQLHALSLSLGLSRHPLLLPRLASFYSHHPSLLPAASSLAAGSTCPQPYNVLISACLSHGLPRHALAAYQEMVGKDAVAPDAFTYPSVLRACAEAGDLALGRAVHVRAADAGMDGHLFFQNALVSMYAKCGDLVAARRVFDGMGHRDVVSWNSMISGYAASGLWREAVELFNRMRADAFDFNSVTWNTIAGGYIQMRDYKAAIGLIRDMVRGGAGADFVTLVIGLNACSRAGWLRLGKEIHGLAVRMHCDGIESVSNAVIAMYARCKDMECALMLFKMLRCPGLVTWNTMIAGFALSDDAEEASRLFREMVCSDVEPNYVTVVTYLALCARVANLQHGRELHTHIVKHGFKGYRLLWNSLIDMYSKSGRLWVAQNVFDTMDDRDMISYTSMIAGYGMQGKGTVALRLFNQMIDSGIMPDAIIMVTVLSACSHSGLVDEGEEVFDKMVNSFGIKPQMEHYSCMVDLYARAGLLEKAEELLNQIPFPPTSTMLAALVGACHDQGNIVIGERSARRLLEMKTENAGHYVLVANMYAAAGCWNELATVRKLMRDLGVTKAPGLAWADLGNGFTPFLVGDRSNPLAPEIYEVLDELTEQMRNMDDCSDLDILSTEELME, from the exons TATCAGGATGTTACAAACTCCCTCCTCGCCTCCCTCTCCGACCCgtccgccctcctcctcctccccgccccgCTCCTCGCGTTttcccgcctccgcctcctcctgccgcccgccgccgccgccacccacctcctcctccggcccgtcgcctccctcctccacctccaccgccccgacctccgcctcggcctccagctccacgcgctctccctctccctcggcCTCTCCCGCCACCCGCTCCTCCTGCCCCGCCTCGCCTCATTCTACTCCCAccacccctccctcctcccggccgcctcctccctcgccgccggctccaCGTGCCCCCAGCCCTACAATGTCCTCATCTCCGCCTGCCTCAGCCATGGCCTGCCGCgccacgcgctcgccgcgtACCAGGAGATGGTGGGCAAGGACGCCGTGGCCCCGGACGCCTTCACGTACCCCTCCGTGCTCCGCGCCTGCGCCGAGGCCGGAGACCTCGCGCTCGGGCGGGCGGTGCACGTGCGTGCTGCGGACGCCGGCATGGACGGGCACTTGTTTTTCCAGAACGCGCTGGTGTCCATGTACGCCAAGTGCGGGGACCTCGTCGCCGCGCGCAGGGTGTTCGATGGAATGGGCCACAGGGATGTAGTGTCGTGGAACTCCATGATCTCTGGCTACGCTGCATCTGGGCTGTGGAGAGAGGCGGTAGAGCTGTTTAATCGGATGCGGGCAGATGC GTTTGATTTCAACTCGGTGACATGGAACACAATTGCCGGTGGTTACATTCAGATGCGTGATTATAAGGCGGCAATTGGGTTGATTCGTGATATGGTAAGAGGTGGTGCTGGGGCCGACTTTGTGACTCTGGTGATTGGATTGAATGCTTGCTCACGAGCAGGATGGTTGAGGCTTGGAAAGGAGATACATGGGTTGGCAGTCCGCATGCACTGCGATGGAATTGAGAGCGTGAGCAATGCGGTGATCGCGATGTATGCCAGGTGCAAGGATATGGAGTGTGCTCTTATGTTGTTCAAAATGCTGAGGTGCCCAGGCCTGGTGACATGGAATACGATGATAGCTGGTTTTGCGTTGTCGGATGATGCAGAAGAGGCTTCTAGGCTTTTCCGTGAAATGGTATGCAGTGATGTGGAGCCTAATTATGTTACTGTTGTTACCTACCTTGCACTCTGTGCTCGAGTTGCTAATCTGCAACATGGGCGGGAGCTTCACACCCACATCGTTAAGCATGGGTTCAAAGGGTATCGTTTGTTGTGGAACTCTCTTATAGATATGTACTCAAAGTCAGGGAGGCTCTGGGTGGCACAAAATGTCTTTGATACCATGGATGACCGTGATATGATATCCTACACTTCAATGATCGCAGGATATGGAATGCAAGGAAAAGGGACAGTTGCCCTACGCCTTTTCAACCAGATGATTGACAGTGGGATCATGCCGGATGCCATCATCATGGTTACTGTACTCTCTGCTTGTAGCCACTCTGGGCTTGTGGATGAAGGAGAAGAGGTTTTTGATAAGATGGTCAATTCATTTGGTATAAAGCCCCAGATGGAGCACTATTCTTGCATGGTTGATCTATATGCACGTGCCGGATTATTGGAAAAGGCAGAGGAATTGCTTAATCAGATTCCCTTCCCTCCAACATCCACAATGTTGGCAGCATTAGTGGGAGCTTGCCATGATCAAGGTAACATAGTAATTGGTGAAAGATCAGCAAGGAGGCTCTTAGAGATGAAGACAGAGAATGCTGGGCACTATGTTCTGGTTGCCAACATGTATGCAGCTGCAGGTTGCTGGAATGAGCTAGCGACAGTCAGAAAACTGATGAGGGACCTGGGTGTTACAAAAGCTCCTGGGTTAGCATGGGCCGATCTTGGTAATGGGTTTACCCCCTTTCTTGTTGGGGATAGATCCAACCCCCTAGCTCCAGAAATCTATGAGGTTTTGGATGAACTAACTGAACAAATGAGGAATATGGATGATTGCAGTGATCTGGACATATTATCCACAGAGGAACTAATGGAGTAA